GTTGACTCTATCCATGCATTTTAACCTATATTTTTGCTATtctaatatgttttgtatatgtgttctacataaaatttaagttatttttatatttacttatattagtatatatatttgatttacATACATCATTTAAACCTATACATACTATCGTTTCTATGTTAATTTACATATACTTACTTTtagatttatatgtatatattaacgCGTTTATTACTTTAGtagatttttctattttaaaacaCTTCTTGCTTCATGATTTGTCAAGTATTTTCTTTATGTACAAATGAAGTAATTTTAGAAACTTCAttcttttgtaattataaaattattatttttgagtaTATCTTTATATTATATTGCTTTTGTGTTTATATAGTCtattattttaaatgctttaatataaggatatgtataatttttagactaatttaaaattttatatatatcttattattaatccctattttttacAATAGATTTACATGTACATAtgtcttttaaatctattttgtgTGTTGTGTCTCGTTTATATCTCTATTATTCTTTTGCATTATGTATTATTAAAGTTAGCATGTAGTTTGTcaacttttaaatatatttgtgtttaaaatattttacatgcaatttgattcaaactttcattctataatatttatttcaaaattatatatcTATCCCTAGCTTTTTTATATATACAAATTTGTCAACCTACATTTTATGTGTCCATTTATTTGTCgttattttaaaatagttttataccATATTGCTTCTTCGATTTGCATCTTGTTTGTGTATCTAATATTAATCATCTTATTATGTCATGTATGTTATCGctgcatattatttattcatggtTTCATATTGTCACATCAATTATTCTTCATGCATTATTGAATTGGATTACACTTTTAGGTTAGCTATTTTCAATTATTAGTTTGTTAGTTGATCATATCTCATATGTGTCAATTATCCTATCTCACCGTTTTCATTTGATTTTTtcgaaatgtggttttataaaatccaaattttatgattaattttgtCTTATTTCAAACCGAGTTAATGCGTTTAAAACTAGTTTCACAACTATTAAGAATCCtttaaaacaaaggcaatattcgatATTTGGTAATtcgtggaatcgtgccctaacgtgttgggttgcaatttctcgtttgcccAAAGTAATCGAAGGTCCCTTTAAAATTCTATTCTTTTAAAAATCCCTTAAACGAAGGCGATGtacgatatttggcaattcgcgcaatcgtgccctaacgtgttgggttgcaatttctcgattgcttcaaataatcaaatatccctccAAAATTTCACTCATGTATTCAaaaaaaatcctttaaaacgaaggcaatattcgatgtttgacaattcgggaatcatgccctatcgtactgggttgtgatttcccatttgttcaaaacaatcgaatatttcTTTCGGTTTTCattcatgtttattaaaaacctCTCAAAATGAAAGCGATCTTCGATGTctggcgatttgagaatcgtgccctatcgtgctgggttgcgcatTTTCGTTTGCTTAAAACAATCGAAGGTTCCCTCGGAATTTCactcacgttttctaaaaactctttaaaacaaaggaaatgttcgatgtttggcaatttggggaatagtgccctatcaTACTGggttgctgtaacaccccgaaccgagaccatcgccggagtcgaacacgaggtgttaacagacttcaaaccacttattgaagagttccagacaagctgccaatctgtgtactagtcgcttcaaaaatcataacttgagttttagaactcaaaaatcagtttcgtaatttttttctgaaactagactcatttttccgtctacagatttttttctagaatttttggtcaagccaattaatacagtttattagttaaagtctcccatattacaggggccgactacactgaccttcatgcgttacaactcaaataactccctgtgcagggcatcaatactggtaccgtttgtttctatggaaactagactcaaagaggaatttatacatatatggtatgactcctaattatttctggttaatttataattaattttcaaagtcggaacagggaatccagaaaccgttctggccctgtttcacgaaaacccaaatatctcttaacatacaactcatataactgtttcgtttcttccatatgaaaatagattcatcaaggttcatttacataatttattcactattaaattccattcctactatttttagtgacttttcacatccacgtcactgttgctgccagcatcattttctagagtagactttctctaacacatagtttctatgattcaaccacccctttttcatgtatggtccaaaatataagcgtgatgacccattctaatggctggtcattgccaaacacttccatgcctcttaatgagcatatacataccaaatgattataacattatgctcaaaacatttataagccattttcgcatggctattcaaaattttacatactaagttcaaacaaaacataatagcctatacatgccgaaatgttttcttaaaccatctaagaagaagataccaaaaagtcgctagacggtgtgatgacttcgacgacagtcccgagcacgcaaaatggatcaagaacctaaataaacaacaaataagcacaccaaatgagtacataactcagtaagtcgtaagcactactctaccatcaacaataacaatcataagtgaataatcaaataatacaaaatagatgtttccagccataacaaactatactgcaatttctaaaattttttggttcgatctcatgccaaatccttcaaccaaatcaaacgccaattcagcccaatcgatttggatccgtttcctcaagttggaacaacaatgcactagataattttatgcgtacaccgtacaatcccaatttcgatatttagttagtagctcaatcacttacctcgttcatgcacaatttatttccacaaccgaatgtggcagacatagtgcttattatgttcgcacacatagagctatagcaaatcgcacacatagtgctatagtaaatcgcacacatagtgccatagtaaatcgcacacatagtggcatagtaaatcgcacacatagtgccatagtaaatcgcacacatagtgcatttgagatagcctcatgcctcaaccttccaatcggcatacatagtgccacatagtctttgcacacattgtgccttatgtcaattcatcatggtaaagcaatttactaaattcaaattgtacatataatcatattaataaataggagaatcactccgaaaaatatctatccaaggagttctcacaacaagtgcttaaagacttaccttacgttgagtataacggttccaaccggctactcgatgtccttggctttgcccttgcttgtttctccttctttaacttctcgggcttaatagataaataaactagtttaatcatcttgctatacatttatagttcaattacacatgcatatgtatatttgtagattcgcaaccctcttactaattactcatttagtcgattatacacatgattaaaggtaacatcatgaatgggcatacttatatatatatacatacccgattgtgcacaaaaaaaatttgactcaacctcacctatgtactccctttgatggccgaatatatatatatgtatagtgtcatctataacatcatctaaacacctaaattcttctaatgcacacttgaccaacctttttcccaatctagcatagcttcacctccatttgtgatatcatataaattttcacgttgctacatttcttaggttcaacatctctatgcccattatagccactcccctaacccaattctaaatatcggcaacatcccctttcaactatgttagccgaatactcctccccttcttagtcccaacttcggcacctccaacaaaatgactaacatcttcactttcatgctaacataacaagcaacttagttcatccacacactaacatgtcaatagcatcaaggtatctactaagttttttttttgtcaaatcccaactctccaacaaccccaaatcccaccatgggttagatagaattcaaactaacaaccaacaatacacatgaatttaaaggaataactccaacatacctcaacttggatactagtatggccgacttctccaaagcttttctcttttcctttcacttggtttttcggctaagaggtagcaaggatgaacacctattttttttttgttcattttcatatcattaatctttattttctctattttaatatcttaccaacattaaataattataacaacatgatcttggaaagatgaagccatgcttggccggccactcaacttagtttggggcattttgacatgcaaacccaacttttcataattccatactatttggtcctcacttatttacctatcaaattttctaagtctctcaactaaatcctttcgagcaagattcacattcctaagataaaaattgaatcaccaaatttttatactagtactaccacacatataaggtatgcaaataaaattttaactaaattttatgactcggttttgtggtcccgaaaccacatcccgactagggtcaaattagggctgttacagttGCAATCTCtcatttgttcaaaataatcgaatatctcttcGGGATTTCACTCATTTTCTAAGGTGAGGCAATGTTCGACATTCAAAAAtttgaggaatcgtgccctactgtactgggtttcgatttttttgttggaccaaatagttgggcatccttttgttaatTTCAAATCATAAACTTTGGAACgttgaaacaagaagatttttggcaaccaattcgtgttattcaaatgttattaacaagaaccacatttcaaaaacatttttaattttagacataaggacattacttaatcgatttggtaccaattttgggcgtagtgagggtgctaatccttcctcatacttaaccgactcccgagcccgttttctcatattttcgtagaccagaatcgttgttttagtaaaccaaaaatattttattaaaataaccaagttCTTAGGTAACCCGATCATACCAAaacaaaaggatcggtggcgactccatatttctgtcatttttcaaaagtcgatcctcttctttttttattaaatttaaaaatttttaaataaaaaggatggtttcgacagcttggcgactctgcTGGGGAATAGAGAGTCGAGCCATAAAATCGATTATTTGCTGTCCATTTGTCAAAAATCGAAAACTCATTTTAAAAATCATGTACTTTTAATTGCATTTGTTTGTATGATTGCCATGGTTCGGGTCTTGTAGAATAATACTGCAATCCGTTGCATGACCACcgtggtcacaccttctaagtgggagtaagaaactacgctttcgtgaggttttcacctccgcatgggctaatggattgcttccgggggacatccgtacctatgattttgtgagattttcatctccgcgtggtcatagggaaatgtatccccccgaactgaactcgatctatatgagcctataatgggtaaagattgaggaatctgctggtttggGTACCCTTATCCctagaactaaaccacatatagtgaaccttaggaGCTATCCTTGGGTGGAGCGACGTCGAGCCTTAGTACTTACTTGTATATGCATTGTGATTATCGTTTATGTGCTTGCATTTTATCGATATTATTTGATACTAACCtctgttttgttttgattgtctTTTTTTTCATGACATTGCATATTAAAGGAGGTGTTAATCcgtattcaattactaagttagaaagtttgacatggagaatgaatttcttagtaaagtcgaggataatgcgACCGTTCGTGCATGGTCGGGGAGGCTACAATTAGAGAGAGGGGATAGCTTGGCAGAAGGGTATGTATCGTAGCTACAGGATTTCACTAGCGTCAATGTAGTACAGAATGAGCTGCAAGAGTTAAGAGATGTTTGGGCAAGTTGGGATGAAGGGACCAAACAATTGTTTTATCAAAGCTACAGAGACATATCGTACCtgctagacattagagtggataAGCATTTGTTTTGAGCCTTGGTGCAGTTTTGGAATTCTGCGTACAAGTGCTTCACTTTTGGAGAAGTGGATTTAGTACCTACCATAGAGGAATACACTACTTTGCTCAAGTGTCCAAAAATTCAGGTCCAGAAGACTTATGCCCGGGTTTTTAGTAGTCAGACTTTCGTAAAGAAATTGATGAGCATTTctgggatgagcgagccttgggtcactgctcggattcagcaaaaaggagatagtaagtgtatcccttgggagaatttgcgAGATTTGATTTTGACGCATTCAGATGAAAAAAAGAGGGTCGATATCtttgccttaagcatctacggattggtgatttttcctaaggctttgagGCACGTGGACGAGGCAGTCATTAACTTAATCAATCGCCTTGAGAAGGGAATCACACCGGTACCGGCGATATTGGCAGAAACGTTAAGATCTTTGAGCTCATGTCGGAAGGTGGGCGAAGGAAGgttcattggatgtgcacaattGTTAATGGCATGGTTTCAtgggcacttttggaaggtagacaagGTTTCCTATCGGGTCTTTTCTGAGGGTTATTCCCTGTTAAAAGAAGAGGCAGCTATACAAATGAGAGAGGATATCTCGGAGGAGAAGTGGATGGATATTCTTCAGAATTTCAAGGAGGGGGATATCgagtggagagcttattggatggttccTAATGAGATCATGTACCGATGTGGTAACTTTGATTGGGTACCGttgttaggaatttggggagctaccGGGTATACTCCATTACTTGCGTTGAGGCAATATAAGTTgaggcagtttgtacccacgaccTATGGACTTGCTCAGAGTGAATTCTCGTTTAAAGGTGCTCGCTATAAAAAGAGAGTTCGGGAGTTATcggatgcttggaagcaaacttgTTGGATGAAGAGGTTAGCTGTCGGTTCCATGGTAACGCCCAAGTATAACGAGTGGTTTAAGAAGAGGcttaatgataatattcctaggccAAGCTTGGAGAATGCTCGACCTATCGGGGAACAATTACAAGTCGCCCCATCAAAATTGGAGATTATAAGGCAAGATTTCGAGAAGAAGAGTTCGGAGCTTGGGAAGAAGATCGAACAATTGGAGGAAGAGAAGGTGCACCTGAGATTAGACGCTGATGTCTAGAGGTCAGAGGCTAAGAAGtggagaaaaggaaaaattaaGGCCGAAGAAGATCTAGACAGCTTGAAGATGGACTACAAGAAGCTACGCCTATCTATGAGGACTGCGGGTTTAGGTAAGACTTCCGAACAATGGCACCATGAAATTCGAGAAGAAAAAGCCAATACCGACCGGTGGGAAAGAAATTTTGAGAAGCTCAAGCACAAAACTAAGATTTAGAGAATAGTCTGTCGGAGTGCAGAAATGAGTGAAGGTGAATTAAGGACTAGAGTGGCAGAACTTGAGAAGTCTCTGCATCAGTACCAAAACTGCAACACCGCAATGGAATTGAGGGCAAGcttgagcaagatagaagaaatgaaaggaaaaatagaagagtTAGAGGTGTCACTGCAAAACTGTGTGATGCGGATCCAGTTTTTTGAGGCAAACGAGGATCGTTGGAAATAGCAGCTTCACCATGCGCAAGACCAAGTTAGAAGCAGAGATTACCTTATGGAGGAAGCCATAACCCAGATTCGGGAGGTAGAGGACTACTTGCAAACTTTAGCGGTTTAGGCAGACACACTGAGTGTGAAGTATGAGTTGGAGTCAGATTGCGAACAAGAGCTGGCCTCGTTGCTTAGAAAAATTAGGACTTTGAGTGTTAGAGCGAAATTTTATCTGTAACTCAactttatgtaaaagattttattttcaagtgaaattttctaagggcaattgaatcaaaattgacgcctcctttgcattcatgcatttgtattacatcatatcattatgcattaaaggccataagagttttctaattaattaattaaaaattacttCAATAACTtggaaaccaacgaaaaccaaccaaccaCGCACCCCTACGATACAAGAAAAAAATCAATGGATAAGAGACTCGAGAAattggagcaaatgcaaaaggacatgCAAGAACAAATGTAGTCTCAGATGTAAGAGCAGTTAGCCAAGATTCAGCGAGAGATGAAAGAGCAAATGACGGAGTCCCAGAGGGAAATGATGAGTCAGTTATCCCAATTGCTGTTGGGAGGAACAGATAAGGGAAAGGGCCCCATGGACAAAGTCGAGGAAACTAATGAAGATCCTCAACACCCCCTGGCTTCACTCTGACACATGTACCGATGAAGCTCGAGATTAATCTACCGAAACCATCTGTCACGATCATGCCCCAGCATGTTCAGGCTGGAGCTTCAATACCGATGAATTTCCAAACCGTCTcaggctctaactttgtcaaAAACCCGAACTATCCGCCTGTTCCTGATTTGGATGAAGTTTCCAATGAAGAAAAGGCGAGGATAGATTCACAAAAACAATTGGAAGAACGGTATAGATGGATCGAGGAGAAATTCAAAGCCATGGAAAGCGCGGATCatcatcaagggattgatgcCAAGGACCTGAGTCTGGTCCCAGATTTAGTCCTTCCTCCTAAATTCAAAATGCCCGAATTCAAGAAATACAATGGAACAACTTGCCCTGAGgcccacatcactatgttctgcaggcGAATGACGGGGTATGTTAACAATGACCAGCTATTAATccactgctttcaagatagtGCGGTCAAGGCGTCTAAGTGGTATAACCAATTGTCGCTCTAAAATTAACTCGTGGAAGGACCTGGCTCAGGCCTTTATGAAGCAATAAAATCATGTGACGGACATGACCCCCGACAGAATCACTCTCCAGAACATGGAGAAGAAATCGAATGAAAGCTTCAGACAGTACgcacaaagatggagagaggtggccatacaagttcagccACCACTTCTAGAAAAGGAGACAATGATGCTCTTTATAAACACCTTGAAGGCCCGttttatcactcatatgttgggaagcgccaTCAAAAGCTTCTCTGACATAGTGATGACGGGGGAAATGATTGAAAATGCTGTGAGGAGCGGCAAGATAGAATCGGGAGAGAGTGCCAGGAAGTCGGCACCAAGGAAAAGAGACAATGAAGTGAACAACACGAGCACATTCAACAAGGGTCAGTCCATGTCATTCACCATAAATCAACCCAAGACGGTGACCACCAATCATCAAAGCTCTGTAAAACAAGAATCCAACGCGAGGGAGAACACAGAAAGGTCACAATTCACCCCTATACCCATGacgtatagggagttgtaccagaACCTGTTCAACGCTCATGTGGTGTCCCCTTTCTACCTGAAGCCACTGCAGCCcccgtatcccaaatggtatgacacaaacgcccaatgtgaataccacgCGGGAATCACTGAGCACTCTACCGAAAACTGCGCTGCGTTTAAAAAAGTAGTCGAAAGACACATTAAGATGGGGATCGTGAGATTTGACGACCCAGCCACACCCAATGTAGTAGGAAACCCACTCCCCAATCATACCGACCAAGGAGTGAATGGGATAAGCGAAGGTAGGAACAAGAAGACCAAGTATGAGGTGGCAGAAGTTAGGACCCCGCTGAGGCGGGTATGGAAGGAAATGGCTAAGAGACGATTAATAGCGTTGGATTCGAGGGAAGAATCCGAAGAAGAGAGAAACTACTGTGAGTTTCACAACGAggtggggcatgaaatccaagatTGCGTGGAGTTCAAAGCCTTAGTGCAAAACATGATGAACAATAAGGAAATTGAGTTTTATGAAGAAGCCAAAAACCCCGTAGAGGGAGATATATGCGCATCAGAGGGAGAATCGAAGGCGCAGAATCAAACAGCTAACTACCCCATGGTCATCATATCAAGACCCAAAAATAGTGAAACTGGAGTACAAATGTCACCGAGGGTCATAATCCAAAGACCTGCAGTCTTCCCCTACAAAGACAGCAAAAAAGTCCCATGGAATTATGATTGCAGTGTGACGATTTCGGGAAAGGAGAGCCCGGTCGACGCTTCAAGAGGGAACCAAGATAGGCGCTCCTATACACATAGCGGGAGACGTTGCGATACGGAAAATGAGGAGGCACAACCCACAAAAGGAAAAGCCCCAGTGGTCGAGGAAATGAAGGAAAAAGCAACCAAGCTTGTTAACGAGCTAGTTAACGAAGAGGAGGCcaaggagtttttaaaattcctaaagcatagCGAATACAGTGTGGTAGAACAGTTACGTAAACAACCAGCTCGTATCTTAGTGCTGGCCTTACTTCTAAGCTCAGA
The Gossypium arboreum isolate Shixiya-1 chromosome 10, ASM2569848v2, whole genome shotgun sequence genome window above contains:
- the LOC108487845 gene encoding uncharacterized protein LOC108487845; its protein translation is MTPDRITLQNMEKKSNESFRQYAQRWREVAIQVQPPLLEKETMMLFINTLKARFITHMLGSAIKSFSDIVMTGEMIENAVRSGKIESGESARKSAPRKRDNEVNNTSTFNKGQSMSFTINQPKTVTTNHQSSVKQESNARENTERSQFTPIPMTYRELYQNLFNAHVVSPFYLKPLQPPYPKWYDTNAQCEYHAGITEHSTENCAAFKKVVERHIKMGIVRFDDPATPNVVGNPLPNHTDQGVNGISEGRNKKTKYEVAEVRTPLRRVWKEMAKRRLIALDSREESEEERNYCEFHNEVGHEIQDCVEFKALVQNMMNNKEIEFYEEAKNPVEGDICASEGESKAQNQTANYPMVIISRPKNSETGVQMSPRVIIQRPAVFPYKDSKKVPWNYDCSVTISGKESPVDASRGNQDRRSYTHSGRRCDTENEEAQPTKGKAPVVEEMKEKATKLVNELVNEEEAKEFLKFLKHSEYSVVEQLRKQPARILVLALLLSSEVHRSALMKVLN
- the LOC128282091 gene encoding uncharacterized protein LOC128282091, which codes for MFGQFWNSAYKCFTFGEVDLVPTIEEYTTLLKCPKIQVQKTYARVFSSQTFVKKLMSISGMSEPWALRHVDEAVINLINRLEKGITPVPAILAETLRSLSSCRKVGEGRFIGCAQLLMAWFHGHFWKVDKVSYRVFSEGYSLLKEEAAIQMREDISEEKWMDILQNFKEGDIEWRAYWMVPNEIMYRCGNFDWVPLLGIWGATGYTPLLALRQYKLRQFVPTTYGLAQSEFSFKGARYKKRVRELSDAWKQTCWMKRLAVGSMVTPKYNEWFKKRLNDNIPRPSLENARPIGEQLQVAPSKLEIIRQDFEKKSSELGKKIEQLEEEKVHLRLDADV